TTGGTGTCTGGTGACGCTAGAAAGAAGAAAGTTAGAAATCAGCAAGCAAAGCTTCCTCCATTTCAGTGGAGCAGTGACTGCGTATTAGCTTTCCTATTTTTGAAAGACAGACTTACTACTGCACCAGTCCTAGGCTGTCCAGACTTCTCCCAGCCTTTCGTCCTGCAAGTAGATGCCTGTATCAGTGGACTTGGTGCAGTTCTGGCTCAAAAGCAGGATAGTATGGAAAGAGTTATCGCATATGCAAGTCGTGGACACACTCAATCAGAAACCCGGTATCCTACCCACAAGTTGGAATTTCTTTGTCTGAAATGGGCTGTCACGGACAAATCAGAGACTATCTCTATGGTAACAAATTTACAGTATTGACAGACAACAACCCATTGGTGTATGTAACCACCACAACTAAACTAGATGCCACCAATCAGTGATGGATTTCACAGCTAGCCATGTTCGACTTTGATATCAAGTATCGCCCAGGTAAAGGCAACTCCAAGCTGATGGTTTATCTAGGATGCCAAGAGAGGATGTTGCAAGTACTCTGAAGGTGGTGAGCTCAGCACTCAGAAAGGAAGATCAGAAGCCAGGGAGGAATGCAAGGAGAAAGAGCAGAGGTCCAAAGTCGGTAATGCAAGATGTGAAGAAAATCAGATAGAAAATGACGCGAAGTATTTCGTTGGTACGCACACCCTGCAAAGTTAGTCAACTCCAGAGAGATGATCCTGTCATTGGAAGAGTGATTACGTACAAGGAATGACAAACCAGACCCAGTAGACGTGAAAGGGAAGGGAGTCTAGAGAGACTCTTTTACTTTTGAAACAGTGGGAGAGTTATGTGTTCGACATAGTATGTTGTATAGATCTATCCGGGATCAAGATGGAAATACGTATTGGCAGTTGTACTGAGTGGTCTTCATGATATAATGGACATTTTGGCTTTGAGAGAACCATGGATCTTGAGAGAAAACGGTATTATTGGCCAAAGATGCAATCATTTGTGAAAGAGTGGTGTAACACTTGTAGACGATGTGTGCTGAGGAAGCTGCCCCCTGCAACAACTCCTGTACCACTGGTAAATATCCGAACAGCTGAACCGATGGAGTTAGTCTGTATTGACTTCCTGTCCCTGGAAATATCTAAAGGTGGAGAAGAAAATGTGTTGGTGGTGACTGACCATTTCAGCAAGTATGCCCAAGCGTATGCAACAGAGGATCAGAAAGCAAAAATTGTAGCAAGAGTGTTATGGAAACAGTTTTTCTGCCACTATGGCTTTCCTAAGAGAATTCATGCTGAACAGGGAAGAAATTTCGAAAGCTCATTGGTCCAGGAGTTGTGTAGGATCACAGGTATACAGAAAAGCAGGACTACCCCGTATCATTGACAGGAAAACGGTATGAATGAACGCTTCAATTATGAACTACTGAATATGTTGGGAACGTTGGACCCTTCTGATAAGcaggtttggaaggaatatctgGAGAGTCTGACATATGCATACAACTGTATCCGGCATGACTCAACAGGGCATTCTCCTTTCTTCCTGATGTTCATGAGACATCCACACCTACCGATTGATTTGGCTTTTGATGCGTCAGAGGAAAATACTAAGGAAGCTGACTATTCAGAGTATGTTGATGACTTGCGTTCCAGACTACAGTGGTCATACCAAGAAGCTGTTCATCGAAGTGATACAGCAAGAGAAAGACAGAAGAGAAATTATGACAAGAGTGTCAACAATGAGTCTGTACTCCAGCCTGGAGATAGAGTGCTTGTGGCAGATAAAACTCCCGTCATAGGAAAACACAAGCTACGTGACAAATGGGAATCTATGCCGTATGTTGTAATTTCAAAGCAACCTGGTGTTCCAGTGTATGTCATACAGTTGGAAGATGGGGTAACACAGCACACTCTTCACAGAAATATGCTCAAACCTTGTATGTTCCTGACACCAACTGTAAAGGACCCTTCAAGTGAACACCTTGGTGACCTTCAATGTAATGAGGTTCATGGTGACAGTGAGACTGACAGTGTTGTTAGCAGTGAAGACATGTTAGAAACCCCAATGACGATAAACTATGTAGTGAATGATCCAGGCGCAATTGACAATTCATCTACAAATCTACTTTCAGATGAAGAGACGGAGCCACCGCAGACTGAATCACATGAACGAGTTGGTACAGAACATGGTGAATGGCACCGAGAAGCTGACAAATCCCTGCCAGCAATAGATCCTGAAAGGAGAACAAGTGTAATGACAGAGACCATGGATTTAGAACGTCCTGTATGTATCACTATTGATGAAACCAAAGGTGAACGTCGTGCTGGTGACCTAAATGGAGGCACAAATGGAGAGGATACTTTAACCACCCAGAACAATGGAGGTGATGAGAATGGCAGGCATGGTACCGATTTGGATCCAGAAAAGCCTACCACTGAGCAGAGTTACCCCTCACCAGATGCCCAGGCTGCTGTTGGAACAGACAGGGCTCAGGAACAGGTTGCCAGTGAATCAAATGAACCTTTGCGTGACAATAGTGATGCTGATGAAGCAGATGTTATCCATCAAGAGTACGAAGACCACCAGATAGACTGACTTACTATAGTATGGCCTTAGTGTGTGAACTCCTGAAGACAAATCGCACATGTATTCCAAAAAATTCTTGATGTTGGTTGTTCAACGACAAGGATGTCGTTTTTTGTCAAAGCAGGGAAGGATGTGACAGGGTTTTGTGGAATGTTAATTTGAGTGCATATTTGATTTGGAATAATTTCTGTTTAAAGATTTCCAGATATACTCATTTACGTAATAAACAAAAAAGTGCCAAACATTCCGACGTTGGCGGCGCCCTattcgtgtatatatatatatatatatatatatagggttTCCACGTGTCAACCCTTAGCCTTGCCCACCATTTTGTGTCTTGTAGGTGAGTCACTTTTGTACTCTTGTAATCCGACTTTGTCAGGTATGTAATCTTTGCCATCCGAAGATTTTGACACTGAGCAATTGTACATTGAACATTAATCTTTAGGACTATGtggttttatttcattttgataagTAATTTCTGTGTTTCTTGAGATATCACTGCGGGGCCAAAGGCCccccattttgtttcatattagcATGTCACTTCTTCGCCGCACATACGTCATGAACGCGTACAGTGAGTCAAATCCGCCTTTTACGCTATGTTTTAAATTTCGCCAAATTTCCTCGCTGCACAGCTTAATATTGATGAAAGAGTTACAGATTCAATTTCCTTATATGTTGAcctttccattatgatattttggcaataatttcatCAAGGAATTCTGAAAATACCTATATGATaatattcatatgcaaaaataggtgaaaacacagtcaacagccaaacgatcgttaattcgtcatttcataaaaataagagggaaactcaaaaaaataaaacgatagagttttagttaaccttcatgagatatGCTATTTGAAATATCGTAAGAAAattacagcgaaatgaaaaagttaaaccaatgggttttttcagatatatttttcattttatgaagCGGCGAATAAGCTTGATTTCccgtagaaaacaatggcgtgtaatataccgaacagattgcacacttTCTCGtcggttcaaattcctcaattttgaacgaataatgatgaaaattcacATGATGATCCTTtgattaatatacaaaattcctatcgttgtagatttttgaatttcttcacgaaaattttttatttgaattttatttattccgatcactgaaatatactgttgccgtcaatgATTTGGCGAGCTGATGGcgtgtacatatgcagaacactggccttaaattgacgcattttTATCAGTATGCGTCTCGTAAGATGTACAGACCAACTGCATGTCATGTTGttataatttataccaaattttggcgaaaatcaacgatgaaaattccagtaaatttgaaaataacacgAATGGAGGCGAACGGGCGCAGCCTCTCCACGGTAATCGTGCATTGAACGTTATCGATTGATATccttttatcggaaattgatacaCTGTTGTCGTGCTCGCTCACAGGTCATATTcagctcacaatggcgccaaacttgcaAAGAGCGCCAAAATGTGAACGAAtcgcc
The Ptychodera flava strain L36383 chromosome 3 unlocalized genomic scaffold, AS_Pfla_20210202 Scaffold_25__1_contigs__length_14229661_pilon, whole genome shotgun sequence DNA segment above includes these coding regions:
- the LOC139125391 gene encoding uncharacterized protein, giving the protein MPREDVASTLKVVSSALRKEDQKPGRNARRKSRGPKSENGMNERFNYELLNMLGTLDPSDKQVWKEYLESLTYAYNCIRHDSTGHSPFFLMFMRHPHLPIDLAFDASEENTKEADYSEYVDDLRSRLQWSYQEAVHRSDTARERQKRNYDKSVNNESVLQPGDRVLVADKTPVIGKHKLRDKWESMPYVVISKQPGVPVYVIQLEDGVTQHTLHRNMLKPCMFLTPTVKDPSSEHLGDLQCNEVHGDSETDSVVSSEDMLETPMTINYVVNDPGAIDNSSTNLLSDEETEPPQTESHERVGTEHGEWHREADKSLPAIDPERRTSVMTETMDLERPVCITIDETKGERRAGDLNGGTNGEDTLTTQNNGGDENGRHGTDLDPEKPTTEQSYPSPDAQAAVGTDRAQEQVASESNEPLRDNSDADEADVIHQEYEDHQID